The DNA sequence ACCGCGGGTGTCGTTCCGTTCCTTGCCGGGCACGGCGCTCTGCCGGCCATCCTCGCCTACGGAACCGCCATCGCCGATTCCTTCGCCACCGTGGGTCGTCCCCTTGTCGCCCTGTTTTCTGCCAGTGTTTTCATCTTCCTAGTGGGTCTGGTTGACGATGTCTGCGGCCTGCGGGCCCGGACCAAGCTGGCCGCCCAATTGGTCGCGGGCCTGTTTCTCTGCGGATTCGGCGTGCGGCTGGAGCAGATCTCGCTCAGCCCATCCTTGACCATCGAGCTCGGCTGGCTGTCCTGGCCGCTGAGCCTCCTCTGGATCGTCGGGGTCACCAACGCCCTCAACCTGATCGATGGGCTGGACGGCTTGGCCGGAGGCATCGCCGCGGTCGCCTGCCTGGTCACCGCCGTGGTGGCGGTGCATGTCGGCCAGTGGATCACGGTGCTTCTCCTGCTGAGCTTGCTGGGTGGAGTCGGCGGCTTCCTGGTGTACAACGCCCACCCGGCGAGGATCTTCATGGGCGACGGCGGAAGCCTCTTTCTAGGGTTCATGCTTGCCGGCTCGGCCGTGATCATCGCGTCCGCTCACGAGGGGGCCACGCTGGCGGCGTTCCTGCCCACCGCCCTGGCCTTGGGTGTTCCCATCCTTGACACGCTGTGCAGCATGTTGAGGCGAATCCTGAGTCGGCGGTCCCTCTTTGCCCCGGATCGGAATCATATTCACCATCGGCTTGTGGATTTGGGCCTGTCCCAGCGGAAAGTGGTGATCGTCCTTCACTCCGTCACGGTCATTGCGGGCGGGCTGGGGATGTTCCTGCTGCTCAGCCACGAAGCCGAGGTGCTGTTCGTGGCCCTCGGCGTGCTGCTGTTGCTCGGCGTGTTCTTCCGTGCGGTCGGCTCGATCCGCCTTCGCGAGAGCATGGCCGTCCTGAACAGCAACATGGCCATCGCTCGGCAGTTCAAGGAGGATCGCCGCGACTTCGAGGATGCTCAATTGCACGTCTGCGCCGCCCGGACGTTTGATCAATGGTGGCAGGCCCTGGCCGAAGTCGCCCGGTCCCTGCATTGCCCGTGGATCGCCCTGGACATCGCCAGCCGCGACGGTACGGCCAGCACGCTCGTCTGGCGGCATCCGGAGTATGACCCAAGCTGCGGCGGCCATGCCCTGACGGCCACCATCCCGGTCCGCGATCGGCGGACGGGTCCGCCACTCAAGCTTCAGGTCGTGACCGAGGTTGAGGAATCCCTGGAGGTGACCGGGCGGAGAATCATGCTGTTCAGCCAACTGCTGGACGCTCACGGCCTGGCCTCGCTGCCCGAGGAGAGCAGGCACCCGGTCCGCACCGCACCCGTACCTTCCTTGCGCCCGACGAGTTTGACGGGGCCCGGCAGAAAGGCGGCTAGCCGGGCATGACCAGCAGGTTCTTTCGGATCAACACCAACCTTCGAGCGATGCCCCTGTTCAGCCACGGGGCGGGGCTTCTACTGCTGATTCTGTGCACGCTGCCTTGGCTCATGGGCCAGGGCTGCGTTCCCGCCGTCCCACCGACCACCAACCACAGCCCCGCGGCCGACGCCGGCTCATCGCGAACCGTCGCTGCAGAAGCACCGGTGATCCTCAACGGGAGTAGTTCATCCGATCCGGA is a window from the Phycisphaerae bacterium genome containing:
- a CDS encoding undecaprenyl/decaprenyl-phosphate alpha-N-acetylglucosaminyl 1-phosphate transferase — protein: MAIFVAVLLVAAVVSTLTTAAVIRTAKAFDLFDLPGIRKLHHGATPRLGGVAIAVACTAGVVPFLAGHGALPAILAYGTAIADSFATVGRPLVALFSASVFIFLVGLVDDVCGLRARTKLAAQLVAGLFLCGFGVRLEQISLSPSLTIELGWLSWPLSLLWIVGVTNALNLIDGLDGLAGGIAAVACLVTAVVAVHVGQWITVLLLLSLLGGVGGFLVYNAHPARIFMGDGGSLFLGFMLAGSAVIIASAHEGATLAAFLPTALALGVPILDTLCSMLRRILSRRSLFAPDRNHIHHRLVDLGLSQRKVVIVLHSVTVIAGGLGMFLLLSHEAEVLFVALGVLLLLGVFFRAVGSIRLRESMAVLNSNMAIARQFKEDRRDFEDAQLHVCAARTFDQWWQALAEVARSLHCPWIALDIASRDGTASTLVWRHPEYDPSCGGHALTATIPVRDRRTGPPLKLQVVTEVEESLEVTGRRIMLFSQLLDAHGLASLPEESRHPVRTAPVPSLRPTSLTGPGRKAASRA